One stretch of bacterium DNA includes these proteins:
- a CDS encoding alpha/beta hydrolase, translated as MIESREELRIQRRKVRRRKRRLITAVILIIVLAVSYFLSNRETEILGASARKFAPGSFVQLPDGMVHYEIAGPAEGEVVVLIHGGSIPYFVWDRNAAVLAKAGFRTLRYDLFGRGYSDRPAAVYDPEFYDQQLISLLDALDIRIKVHLVGLSMGGAIAAGFSERHPNRVNKLVLIDPVGFKVNLPFITKLTHVPGLGEFLFRVVGRFTLTGSFVLSDFYEPAACPEYFLKAYEGQMKYRGFQRALLSTLRNMPLENMTDLFERLGRTDRPILIVWGKEDRTTPFKISTQARAAMPRARFQAIERAGHLPGFERPEVVNPILIEFLKAK; from the coding sequence GTGATAGAGAGCCGCGAAGAATTGCGTATTCAACGGCGCAAAGTCCGAAGGCGCAAAAGACGTCTGATTACTGCCGTAATTCTAATTATTGTCCTGGCCGTATCCTATTTTCTGTCGAACCGCGAAACGGAAATCCTGGGTGCTTCGGCCAGAAAGTTTGCGCCAGGAAGTTTTGTACAGTTGCCTGACGGCATGGTTCATTATGAAATCGCGGGACCTGCTGAAGGGGAAGTTGTTGTATTGATCCATGGAGGCTCGATACCTTACTTTGTTTGGGATCGAAATGCGGCGGTTCTGGCGAAGGCCGGTTTTCGTACGCTTCGGTATGATCTCTTCGGTCGGGGTTATTCCGATCGGCCTGCTGCCGTCTACGATCCGGAGTTCTATGACCAGCAGCTAATTTCATTATTGGACGCACTGGACATACGAATCAAGGTGCATCTTGTTGGGCTTTCGATGGGAGGCGCGATTGCGGCAGGATTTAGCGAACGCCATCCGAACCGCGTAAACAAGCTTGTCTTGATTGATCCTGTCGGTTTCAAAGTGAATCTTCCGTTCATTACAAAGCTGACGCATGTTCCCGGTTTGGGAGAATTTCTGTTTCGGGTGGTTGGGCGATTCACTCTCACAGGAAGTTTTGTGCTCAGCGATTTTTATGAACCTGCAGCGTGTCCGGAGTATTTTTTGAAAGCTTATGAAGGACAGATGAAGTACCGCGGTTTTCAGCGTGCGCTACTATCGACTTTGCGAAACATGCCTTTGGAAAACATGACGGATCTGTTCGAAAGACTAGGTCGCACCGACCGGCCGATCCTGATTGTCTGGGGCAAAGAGGATCGCACCACTCCTTTCAAGATTTCTACTCAGGCCAGGGCAGCAATGCCGCGCGCCCGTTTTCAAGCGATCGAGCGAGCCGGGCATTTGCCCGGATTCGAGCGACCTGAAGTTGTAAATCCGATTTTGATCGAGTTCCTGAAAGCCAAATAA